TGCTGGGATGTGAGATGCCTGGGTGGGCCCCAGGCGATAACGATGTCAAACCGTAGCGATATTTCTGCCGTAGTAGATTTCCTGCATTTCGCGATAGAGCAAATCGGTAATGCGCTTACGCTCTTGCGGGCTCAGTTCTTCTGGATTGACGTTAAACAGGTAGTGCCTGAGATCAAAATCTTTCAGCAACATTTTGGTGTGGAACATGTTTTCCTGGTAAACATTGACGTCCATTAAGTGATAGAGCGATTTCATATCATCCGACATAAAGTTTTGAATAGAGTTGATTTTATGGTCGATGAAATGTTTGATGCCATTGATATCACGGGTAAAGCCGCGTACCCGGTAGTCTATGGTGACAATATCTGACTCTAACTGATGAATCAGATAGTTAAGCGCTTTAAGCGGGGAGATGACACCACAGGTAGACACTTCAATGTCCGCACGGAATGTACACAGTCCACCGCCGGGGTGGCTTTCTGGATAGGTGTGTACACAGATGTGGCTTTTGTCGAGATGGGCCACCACAGCACTGGGTAATGGGCCGGGATGCTCGGATGTATCCACATCACGCGGGTCCATCGGTTCTTCGCTGACCAGTATGGTGACGCTGGCTCCCTGCGGTTCATAGTCTTGACGGGCAATATTTAAAATATTGGCACCGATAATCGAGCAGGTTTCACTGAGAATTTCGGTCAGACGGTTGGCGTTGTACTGCTCATCAATGTACGCAATATAGCCATCGCGGTCAGCAGGCGTTTTTGCGTAGCAGATATCGTAGATACAAAAACTCAGGCTTTTGGTCAGGTTGTTAAAGCCGTGTAGCTTCAGCTTTTGCAATTTAACTCACCCCCTTATGATGCCAGTCATCAGCACTCGGCTGACAGGGCATTCAGTAGATATTGTGGCAGAGCAAAGCTGCCGATATGAATGGCCGGATTATAATAACGGCATGTGATGCCTGCGGCGTTAAAACGCTGTTGCAGCGTATGTGGCTCAATGGCGCGAAGCGCTGGGTGATGACTGGCCCAGGCAAAGGTCATTATACCGCCATAGTAGGTTGGAATAGCCGTTTGGTAGAAGCTTACGTCGCTGAAATATGACGTCAGTTTCTGGTGACTGTTGACGGCCTCATCTTGTTGCAGAAAGCAAACGCCGTTTTGAGCGACGAAAATGCCATCTTCATTCAGGCAACGCGCGCAGCCTTGATAGAAATCTGACGTAAACAGGCTTTCACCGGGGCCAATCGGATCGGTGCAATCAGAAATAATAACGTCAAATTTTTCCTGACAGGCATTAACAAAATTGACACCATCATCAATGACGAGCTGCAAACGTGGGTCGTCGTAAGCGCCAGCACTATGATTGGGCAGATATTGGCGGCAGAATCCAACTACGCTGGCATCAATTTCAACCATTGTTATCTGTTCAATGCTCTGGTGGCGGCAGACTTCACGCAACATGCCGCCATCTCCGCCACCGATAATCAGCACGCGTTTGGCATTGCCGTGCGCCAGTATTGGCACATGGGTCATCATCTCGTGATAGATAAATTCGTCACGTTCCGTGGTCTGCAC
This sequence is a window from Dickeya aquatica. Protein-coding genes within it:
- the speD gene encoding adenosylmethionine decarboxylase encodes the protein MQKLKLHGFNNLTKSLSFCIYDICYAKTPADRDGYIAYIDEQYNANRLTEILSETCSIIGANILNIARQDYEPQGASVTILVSEEPMDPRDVDTSEHPGPLPSAVVAHLDKSHICVHTYPESHPGGGLCTFRADIEVSTCGVISPLKALNYLIHQLESDIVTIDYRVRGFTRDINGIKHFIDHKINSIQNFMSDDMKSLYHLMDVNVYQENMFHTKMLLKDFDLRHYLFNVNPEELSPQERKRITDLLYREMQEIYYGRNIATV
- the speE gene encoding polyamine aminopropyltransferase gives rise to the protein MARKEIWYETLHANFGQYFSIDQVLYHEKTDHQDLIIFDNAALGRVMALDGVVQTTERDEFIYHEMMTHVPILAHGNAKRVLIIGGGDGGMLREVCRHQSIEQITMVEIDASVVGFCRQYLPNHSAGAYDDPRLQLVIDDGVNFVNACQEKFDVIISDCTDPIGPGESLFTSDFYQGCARCLNEDGIFVAQNGVCFLQQDEAVNSHQKLTSYFSDVSFYQTAIPTYYGGIMTFAWASHHPALRAIEPHTLQQRFNAAGITCRYYNPAIHIGSFALPQYLLNALSAEC